In the genome of Bradyrhizobium ottawaense, the window TCGTCATCGTCGGCCATGTCGACCACGGCAAATCGACGCTGGTCGGCCGCCTCTTGCACGAGACCGGCAGCCTGCCCGACGGCAAGCTCGAAATGCTGAAAGCCGTCAGCGCGCGACGCGGCATGCCGTTCGAATGGTCGTTCCTGCTCGATGCGCTGCAGACCGAGCGGGACCAGGGCATCACCATCGACACCACGCAGATCCGCTTCCGCACCAATTCGCGCGACATCGTTCTGATCGACGCGCCCGGCCACGCCGAATTCCTGCGCAACATGATCACCGGCGCCTCGCAGGCCGACGGCGCGGTGCTGATCATCGACGCGCTCGAAGGCGTGCGCGACCAGACACGGCGGCACGGCTATCTCCTGCATCTGCTCGGCGTGAAGCAGGTCGCGATCGTCGTCAACAAGATGGACCGAGTCGACTTCTCCGCAGAGCGTTTCAAGGAGATCAGCGACGAGATCTCCGCGCATCTGAACGGCCTCGGCGTGAAGCCCACGGCGGTGATCCCGATCTCCGCGCGCGACGGCGACGGCGTCGCAATGCGCACCGATCGCATCTCCTGGTACAAGGGACCGACGGTGGTCGAGGCGCTCGACGCTCTCGAGCCGGCCCGGCCGCTGGAAGCGCTGGCGCTGCGGCTGCCGGTGCAGGCGATCTACAAGTTCGACGACCGCCGCATCGTCGCGGGCCGCATCGAATCCGGCAGCCTCATTGCCGGCGACGAGATCGTGATCATGCCGGCTGGCAAGATCGCGAAGATCAAGACCGTCGAGAGCTGGCCGGTGACGCCGGTTGCGGGACGGCAGGGCGCGGGCCGCTCGGTCGGCATTACGCTCGACCGCGAACTATTCGTCGAGCGCGGCGATATCATCGCGCACGCGAGCGCCGCCCCGCGCGAGACGCGGCGGCTGCGCGCGCGGATCTTCTGGCTGCACGACAAGCCGCTCGCCAAGGGCGACCAGCTCCTGGTCCGCTGCGGGCCAAAGGAAAGCCGCGCCACGGTCGTCGCGATCGAGAAGGCGGTCGATCCGGGCGAGCTCTCGAGCAGCGAGAACAAGGCGATCGGCCGCAACCATGTCGGCGAGATCGACATCTCGCTGTCGAATCCGATTGCCACCGATCCCTACACCGAGAATCCGCGCACCGGCCGTCTCGTGATCGAAGTCTCCGGGCGCATCGCCGGCGGCGGTCTGGTGCTGTCGGTCGATGCCGGCCAGCGCGCCTTGCCGGTGGACATCGTGCCGGTGGAATCCGCACTTCGTCCCGACGAGCGCTCCGCGCGCTATCAGCACAACGGCGCGGTGGTCTGGCTCACCGGCCTGCCGGCCTCGGGCAAGTCGACGCTCGCCAAGGCGCTGGAACGGCGGCTGTTCACCAATGGCGGCTCGCCGATCCTGCTCGACGGCGACACGCTGCGCGCCGGGCTCAACAGCGATCTCGGCTTCTCCACGGCTGACCGCAGCGAGAACATCCGCCGCCTTGCCGAAGTCGCAACGCATCTCGCACGTAACGGCCATATCGCCATCGTCGCCGCGGTCTCGCCCGCGCGCGAGCACCGCGCCACGGCGCGCCGCATCGCCGACACCGCGTTCCGCGAGATCCATGTCGCGACGCCGGCAGAGGTCTGCGAGGATCGCGACCCCAAGGGGCACTACAAGAAGGCCCGCGCCGGCGCGCTGGCGTCGTTCACCGGCATCGGTAACGACTACGAAGCGCCGCAGGCGGCCGAGCTGGTGATCGACACCTCGACGCGGACCGTCGCCGAGGCAGCCGACGAGATCGAGCAGATGCTGAAGACGACGGGCGTGCTGTTCGACGAAACCGTGGACCTCGCCGCGAATATTTGAGGCAGGCTCCATCCGCTTGCGCAGCTGCGTTCCCTCCCCCCTTGCGGGGGGGGGGAGGGCTAGGGAGAGGGGTCCACACGGGGACTCTCTCAATCAATCAGAGCACTCCGCTCCCGTCGAATCCCGACACACCTTTTCCTGAGCCACCCCTCTCCCCCGCCCTCCCCCACAAGGGGGGAGGGAGCGCAGTTGTGTCCGTGGCGCGAAGTTGGGATCAAATTTGTAAAGCCAGCTGCCCGCCACACCTGCTCTTGACATTTTGACAAACCCCTGGGGGTCTTCTCACCGCCCCGATTTTGGGGCTAATAGGCCCCGAAAGCCGCTCCCTCGTGGGCGCATTTTGCTGCTATCGGGTCAAAAGCAGCCAAAAACAGCCATTTCCAACAAGAAAGCCCATCATGAAACGCGTCGACGCCCACGGATTGAAGATCGCTCCCGTCCTGTTTGATTTCATCGCCAAGGAAGCGGCCCCGAAAACGGGGATCGCGCCGGATGCGTTCTGGGCCGGGCTTGCCGCCATCATCAAGGATCTGGGGCCGAAGAACCGCGCATTGCTGGCGGTGCGCGACACGTTGCAGGCCAAGATCGACGACTGGCACCGCGCCAGCAAAGGCAAGGCGTTCGACCTCAACGCCTATACCGCCTTCCTCAAGGAGATCGGCTATCTCGTTCCGGAGCCGGCGACCCAGAAGGTCGAGACCGCCAATGTCGACGAGGAGATCGGCAAGATCTGCGGCCCGCAGCTCGTCGTGCCCCTCACCAACGCGCGCTATGCGCTGAACGCGGCGAATGCGCGCTGGGGTTCGCTCTATGACGCCTTCTACGGCACCGATGCGATCCCGCATGATCCGTCCGAGAGCGGCAAGGGCTACAACAAGGCGCGCGGCGACAAGGTGATCGCCAAGGCCAAGGCGTTCCTCGATGCCGCTGTGCCGCTTGCCACCGGCAGCCACACCGACGTCACCGCCTACAGTGTCGTCGCGGGCCAGCTCGCGGTGAAGCTGAAGAGCGGCAATGCCACCGCGCTGAAGAACGCGGCGCAGTTCGCCGGCTTCCAGGGCGATGCGGCCGCGCCTTCGGCCGTGCTGCTCGCCAACAATGGCCTGCATGTCGAGGTGAAGATCGACCGCAGCAGCGCGATCGGCAAGGACGATC includes:
- the cysC gene encoding adenylyl-sulfate kinase; translation: MNMIVTPASPATPNGTTRPQVRIVIVGHVDHGKSTLVGRLLHETGSLPDGKLEMLKAVSARRGMPFEWSFLLDALQTERDQGITIDTTQIRFRTNSRDIVLIDAPGHAEFLRNMITGASQADGAVLIIDALEGVRDQTRRHGYLLHLLGVKQVAIVVNKMDRVDFSAERFKEISDEISAHLNGLGVKPTAVIPISARDGDGVAMRTDRISWYKGPTVVEALDALEPARPLEALALRLPVQAIYKFDDRRIVAGRIESGSLIAGDEIVIMPAGKIAKIKTVESWPVTPVAGRQGAGRSVGITLDRELFVERGDIIAHASAAPRETRRLRARIFWLHDKPLAKGDQLLVRCGPKESRATVVAIEKAVDPGELSSSENKAIGRNHVGEIDISLSNPIATDPYTENPRTGRLVIEVSGRIAGGGLVLSVDAGQRALPVDIVPVESALRPDERSARYQHNGAVVWLTGLPASGKSTLAKALERRLFTNGGSPILLDGDTLRAGLNSDLGFSTADRSENIRRLAEVATHLARNGHIAIVAAVSPAREHRATARRIADTAFREIHVATPAEVCEDRDPKGHYKKARAGALASFTGIGNDYEAPQAAELVIDTSTRTVAEAADEIEQMLKTTGVLFDETVDLAANI